The following coding sequences are from one uncultured Cohaesibacter sp. window:
- the uxaC gene encoding glucuronate isomerase: protein MLDPDRLFPIEDKARSIARSLYESVRSMPIISPHGHTDPSWFAKNERFPNPAQLFITPDHYVFRMLCSQGVKLEEVGVPRIDGGWTETDGRKIWRIFAKHTYLFRATPSRMWLSHAFEDVFGWTEWLNEDNADRAYDHIAECLEKPEFLPRALYERFNIEVLATTESPLDDLKWHRAIKESGWKGRVVTAYRPDPVVDPHYKGFVENIEKFGEVAGVNATSWQGYLEAHRIRRAYFKEFGATSSDHGHLTARTENFSQADAEALFQKALKGECSAEEADAFRGHMLTEMARMSLEDGLTLQIHPGSNRNHSNPVFETFGLDKGFDIPTRTDYVHALKPLLDAVGMERNLKVILFTLDETSYARELAPLAGVYPALRLGPAWWFHDSPEGMRRFREMTTETAGFYNTVGFNDDTRAFCSIPARHDVARRVDCAFLSTLVAQGRLAEDEAFEVAADLTYRLVKQAYQL, encoded by the coding sequence ATGTTGGATCCAGATAGACTCTTTCCCATCGAAGACAAAGCCCGTTCGATAGCCCGTTCTCTTTACGAGAGCGTGCGCTCAATGCCGATCATAAGTCCTCACGGACATACGGATCCCAGCTGGTTTGCCAAGAATGAGAGATTTCCGAACCCTGCTCAGTTGTTCATCACACCTGATCACTATGTTTTCAGAATGCTTTGCTCACAGGGGGTAAAGCTAGAGGAGGTCGGGGTTCCCCGTATTGATGGTGGTTGGACAGAAACCGATGGTCGCAAGATCTGGCGGATCTTTGCAAAGCACACGTATCTGTTTCGCGCGACGCCTTCGCGTATGTGGTTGAGTCATGCTTTTGAGGATGTTTTTGGCTGGACGGAATGGTTAAACGAGGACAATGCTGATCGAGCATATGATCATATTGCGGAATGTCTTGAAAAACCAGAGTTTTTGCCTCGTGCTCTCTATGAACGCTTCAATATTGAGGTTTTGGCTACTACAGAGTCGCCGCTGGATGATCTGAAATGGCATCGCGCGATCAAGGAAAGTGGCTGGAAAGGTCGCGTTGTAACGGCTTATCGCCCTGATCCGGTTGTCGATCCTCACTATAAGGGCTTTGTTGAAAATATCGAGAAATTCGGAGAAGTTGCCGGCGTTAATGCAACGAGCTGGCAAGGATATCTCGAGGCTCACCGCATTCGTCGCGCATATTTCAAGGAATTTGGAGCAACCTCTTCGGATCATGGGCATCTGACTGCCCGTACCGAGAATTTCTCTCAGGCTGATGCCGAGGCTTTGTTCCAGAAAGCGCTGAAAGGGGAGTGCTCTGCCGAGGAGGCTGATGCTTTCCGTGGTCACATGTTGACCGAAATGGCTCGGATGAGCCTTGAGGATGGTCTGACCTTGCAGATCCATCCGGGTAGCAATCGCAACCATTCAAATCCTGTATTTGAAACCTTCGGTCTGGATAAGGGCTTCGATATTCCGACACGGACCGATTATGTTCACGCGCTCAAGCCTTTGCTTGATGCTGTCGGTATGGAGAGGAATCTCAAGGTTATTCTCTTCACACTGGATGAGACAAGCTACGCTCGTGAACTTGCGCCACTGGCTGGCGTTTATCCGGCTCTTCGTCTTGGGCCTGCATGGTGGTTCCATGACAGCCCCGAGGGCATGCGCCGGTTTAGGGAGATGACGACAGAAACTGCCGGTTTCTATAACACCGTCGGTTTCAACGATGACACAAGAGCATTCTGCTCTATTCCTGCCCGGCATGACGTTGCGCGTCGGGTGGACTGTGCCTTCCTCTCCACACTGGTCGCTCAGGGGCGGCTGGCTGAGGACGAGGCTTTTGAGGTCGCTGCTGACCTCACCTATCGGCTTGTTAAGCAGGCCTATCAGCTCTGA
- a CDS encoding TRAP transporter substrate-binding protein, protein MLKTLTTALVASVAMIATASACEITLKSSDTHPDGYPTVEAVKYMGELLKERTDGRICVEVFHSAQLGEEKDTIEQTKFGVIDLNRVSTGPFNNIVEETKVVSLPYIFKDVEHMHRVVDGPIGADILKGFEPEGFVGLTYYDGGARSFYNSVKPIKSMDDLKGMKIRVMQSDIFVDMMTALGANATPLPYGEVYSSIQTGVIDGAENNWPSYESSGHYEVAPNYTLDQHLIVPEVLVMSKISYDKLSPEDQALVMQAAKDSTPKMRELWAAREKVSEEKVRAAGVNVVTEIDKAPFMAAMDAVYEKHVTSEKLKELVKRIRATD, encoded by the coding sequence ATGCTTAAGACTTTGACTACTGCACTGGTTGCCAGCGTCGCGATGATCGCAACAGCATCCGCTTGTGAAATTACGCTCAAGTCTTCCGATACCCATCCCGATGGATATCCGACTGTTGAAGCAGTGAAATACATGGGCGAGCTGCTTAAAGAACGTACTGACGGCCGTATCTGTGTTGAAGTTTTCCATTCTGCTCAGCTGGGAGAGGAAAAAGATACGATTGAGCAGACCAAATTTGGTGTGATCGACCTGAACCGCGTTTCCACTGGTCCTTTCAACAATATCGTTGAAGAAACCAAAGTGGTTTCCCTGCCTTACATCTTCAAGGACGTTGAGCATATGCATCGCGTTGTTGACGGTCCTATCGGAGCTGACATTCTCAAAGGCTTCGAGCCAGAAGGTTTTGTTGGTCTGACCTATTATGATGGTGGCGCTCGCAGCTTCTATAACAGCGTTAAGCCAATCAAATCCATGGATGACCTGAAAGGCATGAAAATCCGCGTTATGCAGTCTGATATCTTCGTTGATATGATGACCGCTCTTGGCGCGAACGCAACACCACTGCCTTATGGTGAAGTTTATTCTTCCATCCAGACCGGCGTTATCGATGGTGCCGAAAACAACTGGCCTTCCTATGAATCTTCAGGCCACTATGAAGTTGCTCCAAACTATACGCTCGATCAGCATCTGATCGTTCCTGAAGTTTTGGTTATGTCCAAGATCAGCTACGACAAACTGAGCCCTGAAGATCAGGCTCTGGTTATGCAGGCTGCTAAAGACTCCACGCCAAAAATGCGTGAACTCTGGGCCGCTCGTGAAAAAGTATCTGAAGAAAAAGTCCGTGCAGCTGGTGTGAATGTCGTTACCGAAATCGACAAAGCTCCGTTCATGGCTGCCATGGATGCTGTTTACGAAAAACATGTTACCTCTGAGAAACTCAAAGAACTCGTAAAACGCATTCGCGCAACCGACTAA
- a CDS encoding TRAP transporter small permease, whose amino-acid sequence MQNQLKTVASIMGALSTAALWLASVGLVLMTAFTAAQVFVRYVLNDSIVWSEPVSIVLMAWFIFLGAAVGIREGNHLSFDVLLIFVPDTVKTIFYTLSDIVVISFGFGMLWYGGELMNSGWHIKIPTLGLPRAIDYMPLVVGGFLVILFSLERLARRAAGLPTARFGETDIEE is encoded by the coding sequence GTGCAAAACCAATTAAAAACAGTAGCCAGCATAATGGGCGCTTTGTCCACTGCGGCGCTATGGTTGGCGAGTGTAGGTCTGGTTCTCATGACCGCATTCACTGCCGCTCAGGTGTTCGTGCGCTATGTATTAAATGACTCCATCGTATGGAGCGAGCCGGTCTCTATCGTGCTGATGGCGTGGTTCATCTTTCTTGGGGCTGCCGTCGGTATCCGCGAAGGCAACCACCTCAGCTTTGATGTTCTGCTTATCTTTGTGCCCGACACAGTGAAAACCATCTTCTATACGCTTTCGGATATCGTCGTTATCTCGTTCGGTTTCGGCATGCTTTGGTATGGTGGTGAACTGATGAACTCGGGTTGGCATATCAAAATCCCGACCTTGGGTCTGCCCCGTGCGATTGATTACATGCCGCTCGTTGTCGGTGGATTTTTGGTCATTCTCTTTTCGCTCGAGCGCCTTGCGCGCCGTGCTGCAGGCCTTCCGACTGCTCGCTTTGGCGAAACGGATATAGAGGAGTAG
- a CDS encoding TRAP transporter large permease: protein METWILFGSFSVLLLIGTPVAFCLGVASFATILYLGIPPVVVFQRLTAGVSVLALMAIPFFIFAGEIMVRGDIARRLVDLAGGMVGHIRGGLGQVNILASVMFGGISGSAAADATAIGGIMVPQMKKRGYDVSYGVNVTVLAALIALMLPPSHNLIIYSISAGGKLSIADLFTAGILPGLLLALGLMITAYFVAKKKGYPTEPFAGWRALGRMFINAFPGILLIGIIFGGVRSGVFTASESSCIAAVYAVLVTVFAYRTMNFREFVETCKSAVRTTAMVLLVIGCAAAFGWLLAYLRIPAHLVETLKHISNNPLVILLLINLLLLMLGTFMDMSPLIVITTPIFLPVATAFGVDPIHFGVILILNLGIGLCTPPVGTVLFVGCAVGKIPVWEVIRTIWPFYGAAFGVLMLVTYVPFLSLWLPSLFH, encoded by the coding sequence ATGGAAACCTGGATCCTTTTCGGCTCATTTTCGGTGTTGCTGCTCATCGGTACACCTGTCGCTTTCTGCCTTGGCGTTGCTTCTTTCGCAACCATTCTTTATCTCGGCATTCCCCCGGTTGTGGTTTTTCAGCGTTTGACAGCCGGTGTATCCGTGCTCGCGCTGATGGCAATTCCCTTCTTTATCTTTGCCGGCGAAATTATGGTGCGAGGCGATATCGCGCGGAGGCTGGTTGACCTTGCCGGAGGCATGGTGGGGCACATACGCGGTGGTCTCGGCCAAGTAAATATTCTGGCATCTGTGATGTTCGGTGGTATTTCCGGCTCTGCTGCCGCAGACGCAACCGCTATCGGTGGCATCATGGTGCCTCAGATGAAAAAGCGCGGTTATGATGTATCATATGGCGTGAACGTGACGGTTCTTGCCGCATTGATTGCCCTGATGCTTCCGCCATCACACAACCTGATCATCTATTCCATTTCGGCCGGTGGCAAGCTTTCCATCGCCGACTTGTTTACCGCTGGTATCCTGCCGGGCCTTCTGTTGGCTCTGGGGCTGATGATCACCGCCTACTTTGTTGCCAAGAAAAAAGGCTATCCAACCGAGCCGTTTGCCGGTTGGCGTGCTTTGGGTCGCATGTTCATCAATGCATTCCCGGGAATTCTCCTGATCGGCATCATTTTCGGTGGTGTTCGCTCGGGTGTGTTCACTGCGTCTGAAAGCTCCTGTATCGCAGCGGTCTACGCGGTTCTGGTTACCGTGTTTGCCTATCGTACAATGAACTTCAGGGAATTCGTCGAGACATGTAAGTCAGCTGTGCGTACGACGGCCATGGTGCTGCTGGTTATCGGCTGTGCCGCAGCCTTCGGTTGGCTGCTTGCTTACCTGCGTATTCCTGCTCATTTGGTTGAAACCCTAAAGCATATTTCCAACAATCCGCTTGTTATCCTGCTTCTGATCAACCTTTTGCTGCTGATGCTTGGTACGTTCATGGACATGTCTCCATTGATCGTTATCACCACGCCGATCTTCCTGCCGGTTGCTACAGCCTTTGGTGTCGATCCGATCCATTTCGGTGTGATCCTGATCCTCAACTTGGGTATCGGCTTGTGTACGCCACCGGTTGGAACGGTGCTGTTCGTTGGTTGCGCGGTCGGCAAGATTCCTGTTTGGGAAGTTATCCGCACCATTTGGCCATTCTATGGTGCCGCTTTCGGGGTGCTGATGCTGGTGACCTACGTTCCCTTCCTTTCTCTCTGGCTGCCAAGCCTGTTCCACTAG
- a CDS encoding cupin domain-containing protein, protein MYVKSFPVVGEDTATPRQVVADSPELMVVAFQFKEVGAEGALHNHPHVQSTFVKEGRFRFTINEDSFEVGPGDSFVIPSGATHGCVCLEPGTLIDCFTPRRDDFL, encoded by the coding sequence ATGTACGTAAAGTCATTTCCTGTCGTCGGTGAAGACACTGCAACGCCAAGACAAGTTGTTGCAGACAGTCCTGAATTGATGGTGGTGGCTTTCCAATTTAAAGAGGTGGGCGCCGAGGGTGCCCTCCACAATCATCCTCATGTCCAGTCTACTTTTGTGAAAGAAGGTCGTTTCCGGTTCACAATTAATGAGGACAGTTTTGAGGTCGGCCCCGGTGATAGTTTCGTTATTCCTTCGGGAGCAACACATGGGTGCGTCTGTCTTGAGCCCGGTACGCTCATTGATTGCTTTACCCCTCGCCGTGACGATTTTCTCTAA
- the kduI gene encoding 5-dehydro-4-deoxy-D-glucuronate isomerase yields the protein MLTVKTVHAVHADHAKGMDTQALRDHFLSEGLFTEGEIRLTYTHYERMIVGGAVPNGSFLVLDEVKECGTPSIMDRREMGIVNIGQTGQVSCGGIDYVLDHGDVLYLPKGSGAISFSGYGRFYITSTPAHKELPAKLIKIEEAKSVHMGAPETSNERTIYQFIHPLVMESCQLILGYTKLHQGSVWNTMPAHVHDRRMEAYCYFGMEPSSRVMHFMGEPTETRHLVLKNEDVVVSPPWSIHSGAGVGSYTFIWAMGGDNVDYTDMDFVAMEDLR from the coding sequence ATGCTTACAGTCAAAACCGTTCACGCTGTTCATGCAGACCATGCGAAGGGTATGGATACCCAGGCGCTTCGTGATCACTTTCTTTCAGAAGGTCTGTTTACCGAAGGCGAAATTCGCCTGACCTACACCCATTATGAGCGCATGATCGTTGGTGGTGCTGTGCCAAATGGTTCCTTTCTTGTTCTGGACGAAGTCAAGGAATGCGGCACGCCGAGCATTATGGATCGCCGTGAAATGGGTATCGTCAATATCGGTCAAACCGGTCAGGTTTCCTGTGGCGGGATTGATTATGTGCTCGATCATGGTGATGTGCTGTATTTGCCCAAAGGCTCCGGGGCGATCTCCTTCTCTGGTTATGGCCGCTTCTATATAACGTCCACACCTGCTCACAAGGAGCTGCCAGCCAAGCTGATCAAGATTGAAGAGGCCAAAAGCGTTCATATGGGGGCACCTGAAACCTCTAACGAGCGTACGATCTATCAATTCATTCATCCGCTTGTTATGGAATCCTGCCAGTTGATCCTTGGCTATACAAAGCTGCATCAGGGTTCTGTCTGGAACACGATGCCTGCTCATGTGCATGATCGTCGTATGGAAGCTTACTGCTATTTCGGCATGGAACCCTCTTCTCGGGTTATGCATTTCATGGGCGAGCCAACAGAAACGCGGCATCTTGTTTTGAAAAATGAAGATGTCGTCGTCTCCCCGCCTTGGTCAATCCATTCCGGGGCCGGTGTTGGCAGCTATACCTTCATCTGGGCCATGGGCGGCGATAATGTCGATTATACAGACATGGACTTTGTTGCCATGGAAGATTTGCGCTAA
- the uxuA gene encoding mannonate dehydratase, whose amino-acid sequence MKEGWRWYGSFDRISLSEIAQTGAREIVTALYEIPYGEVWPRETVAKMRKSIELAGFNWPIVESLPIHERIKKGEGDLSGLFANYRQSMANLAAEGVKVICYNFMPLLDWTRTDLKAPVDGGGTCLRFDAARMAALEVYMLEREGAEADYSEDALERGRVWFELSDEAKRERLMASVMAGLPGAYDRYDVKQLKQALKGYDGIDRDSLRSNYKRFLDEVIPAAEELGLSFAVHPDDPPRDILGLPRIVSTEEDIAWVLAAHESRANGLTLCSGSLGAHPTNDIPAIAKRFADKIHFAHLRNVRKFADGSFEEATHLGGDTDMALLVATLLSEEARRREEGRADADIIFRPDHGHELLDDDRRNTHPGYPLIGRMRGLAELRGLMAGILHERANV is encoded by the coding sequence ATGAAAGAAGGTTGGCGCTGGTATGGTTCCTTTGATCGCATCTCTCTCTCAGAGATTGCTCAGACAGGAGCGCGCGAGATCGTTACGGCGCTCTATGAAATTCCCTATGGCGAGGTTTGGCCGCGCGAAACAGTAGCAAAAATGCGCAAAAGCATCGAGCTAGCCGGATTTAACTGGCCGATCGTCGAGAGCTTGCCAATTCATGAGCGGATCAAAAAGGGAGAGGGGGATCTCTCAGGGCTTTTTGCCAACTATCGCCAATCAATGGCCAATCTTGCAGCTGAAGGCGTGAAGGTCATCTGCTACAATTTCATGCCCTTGCTCGACTGGACGCGTACAGACCTCAAGGCTCCTGTTGATGGTGGCGGAACCTGTTTGCGATTTGACGCCGCGCGCATGGCAGCGCTTGAGGTCTATATGCTGGAGCGCGAAGGAGCCGAGGCGGATTATTCGGAAGATGCTCTCGAGCGCGGCCGGGTCTGGTTCGAGTTATCCGATGAGGCCAAGCGCGAGCGACTGATGGCATCGGTCATGGCCGGTCTTCCCGGCGCTTATGATCGGTATGATGTCAAGCAACTGAAGCAGGCCCTTAAGGGATATGACGGTATTGATCGCGACAGTTTGCGATCCAATTATAAGCGATTTCTTGATGAGGTTATACCCGCGGCAGAGGAGCTTGGTCTTAGTTTTGCCGTGCATCCTGATGATCCGCCCAGAGATATTCTCGGGCTTCCCCGCATTGTCTCCACCGAAGAAGATATTGCATGGGTCCTCGCAGCCCATGAGAGCCGGGCCAATGGCCTGACGCTCTGCTCCGGTTCCCTTGGAGCGCATCCAACTAATGATATTCCGGCAATCGCCAAGCGGTTTGCCGATAAAATTCACTTTGCGCATCTCCGCAATGTCAGAAAATTCGCTGACGGCTCCTTTGAGGAAGCCACGCATTTGGGAGGTGACACTGATATGGCTCTGCTCGTTGCGACGCTTTTAAGCGAAGAGGCGCGGCGGCGTGAAGAAGGCAGAGCTGATGCCGATATCATTTTCCGTCCAGACCACGGTCATGAACTGCTCGACGATGATCGTCGAAACACACATCCGGGCTATCCTCTGATAGGGCGAATGCGTGGTTTGGCTGAACTGCGCGGGCTGATGGCAGGTATTTTACATGAAAGGGCCAATGTATGA